The following proteins are co-located in the Silene latifolia isolate original U9 population chromosome 1, ASM4854445v1, whole genome shotgun sequence genome:
- the LOC141613718 gene encoding uncharacterized protein LOC141613718 has translation MDLALKAVKPLKTYVFDATKEYVSYILSCEDNLVTLRESLNDVCNRKGDIDKKLKNGKDNLKYASKEVASWLKDVRILSDDEELRSIMKRDFEVAKMVVRMMEQRVLKRAAREDLGFQELVVKVMRELKEEMRMCDEDIYRDLVREEYEKVGRVVVDVMKEKVEEFKKVLKQDRKMAMMATRMLKDAELENLVKGDKEMEEIVREVEYLSEEELGDEAENGQGQEESKALLQVTVGKNSVKENAAKLVQPIRNLVTSLGMLMDDANFKKAVPEVESVKLGFDAVHGLFSSSTGLREELRDSVKRHRSRCCCCAVVVSHYHHRYQLSKVAKLKAAHIQDHIISKCPPDENLTISKSAADLKPIPNQFSKAVKSRTALLRLIVDKLKDGNSDDVGIFGMGGTGKTTLAKEVAQRAKDMFDKVVIVEVSNSPNILHIQGEIALSIGLSLLEVDSIAQRAIRLYNQLTSDKEKKTLVILDNIWRKLNLDEVGIPRTCKLLLTTRDREVCRVMGVQDGNIYEVGLLSIKEAKDLFKSQAGDRADVGEYKSVVDRLMSKCGGLPLAIVATANTLKDKDLPNWRKFADELDKPISSQVNGEHRESYLILETSYMFMESEEKRLFFLLACLSPVGSSLSIEELMRYGIGLDLFQHVNKLSEAMEQANAWAEDLVSSSMFLEGDCKGYVKIHDVVRASAILFAAKDEGHKFMVEAIPRWLNKKSIGKYTAISLLSGGDFSRLNGVEADKLQILLLKGNLALDFPDSFFEGMLNLEVLALSKMNFSPGLPVSLGKLKKLRTLHLESCKLEDIRVIGELSSLIVLSLCESVLKRELPSEIGNLSNLSLLDLSRCESMSEWLIPCGLLDRLSQLEGLYALGSSTDWASTRIKKERNEGMVTANELNQLQYLNALEMRVSEAAKLPRNSEFAKNLDMFKIYVDVSGDAHRTADILGYHRVLSINDCSDYDGCLKALLKKLDYLQLKCLRVDNLVPEMDEDGFKELLFLEIKDIYILKALCEGDAPSGMFQKLQKMSLDRVEMLEYLLPLSHVPRNLTHVQLKFCPSLKFFFIDNGNEMLDEVEERDVVIELPFLKSIEISSGFTCQSLLGTKINHGFQSHQAFFNKKIRFPCLELVSVKDCRKISKLWSKEAGFSGFSNLREIKIEGCNEMINVGTSAIFTALVQLESLTIRHCDKMQQVIIAEETEELLENSNQVIIFCHLKTLTIESSSNLECFYNGRYKLQFPSLKSLTLAQLNLMNRFSDLDCSSAAFFSEKMDFPSLEELQVVMSKNHVKRLWDWDISRIEGGNEVIKNYVPMLRNLTTSGTHALKCLPSITYDDLTCLKLHCIENEVLFSSSTNSLAFPELEELWVGQSDSLKELFENESSNVVNVASSGAKIRGQLKALHLFMLPGLNQLPLGQFKGLCRLNLEELPWEYVISADLLIRVQDSVQQLQVLEISKCHKMKVVILDDVEGDDDFVIEFPSLKHIYLDTVSNLGEFCSAKNVLLRLPLLESLTVEECQAFREFSSGQIIAPCLKNLKLRMCSSLECFLSVHPNQTLQLSSLELIRIEHCYYLKSFSSGRVEMPKLSEVHLHECPRMRCFFTSAEDIGLNLPCLETLFMFGCGKMTAFSSGPLTATNLSHLTDDYNKYSLLPFDSLNHFFVQRGLSGKYFALSNRSD, from the exons ATGGATTTGGCATTAAAAGCCGTGAAACCATTGAAGACATATGTCTTTGATGCTACAAAAGAGTATGTTTCATACATATTAAGCTGTGAGGATAATCTAGTTACATTACGGGAAAGTCTTAATGATGTGTGCAATAGAAAGGGGGATATAGATAAAAAATTGAAGAATGGAAAGGATAATTTGAAATACGCGAGTAAGGAGGTCGCGAGTTGGCTTAAAGATGTAAGGATattgagtgatgatgaggagTTGAGGAGCATTATGAAAAGGGATTTTGAGGTGGCGAAAATGGTTGTGAGAATGATGGAGCAAAGGGTTTTGAAAAGGGCGGCAAGAGAGGATTTGGGTTTTCAGGAATTGGTGGTTAAAGTGATGAGGGAGCTTAAGGAAGAGATGAGAATGTGTGATGAGGATATTTATAGGGATTTAGTGAGGGAAGAGTATGAGAAGGTCGGTCGAGTTGTGGTGGATGTGATGAAAGAGAAGGTCGAGGAGTTTAAGAAGGTTTTGAAACAGGATAGGAAAATGGCGATGATGGCTACGAGAATGTTGAAGGATGCCGAGTTGGAAAATCTTGTGAAAGGagataaggagatggaggagATTGTGAGGGAAGTCGAGTACTTAAGCGAGGAGGAATTGGGGGATGAGGCAGAGAACGGCCAGGGCCAAGAGGAATCCAAAGCCTTATTACAAGTAACCGTGGGAAAAAATTCAGTGAAAGAAAATGCCGCAAAATTGGTGCAACCTATACGAAATTTGGTTACGTCTCTTGGAATGTTAATGGATGATGCGAACTTTAAGAAAGCCGTGCCTGAGGTCGAGAGTGTCAAGTTAGGCTTTGACGCAGTTCATGGTTTATTTTCGAGTAGTACGGGATTGAGAGAGGAATTGAGGGATAGCGTCAAAAGACACAGGAGTCGATGCTGTTGTTGTGCAGTAGTCGTTAGTCATTACCATCATCGTTACCAATTGAGCAAAGTAGCAAAATTGAAGGCAGCCCATATTCAAGACCATATCATTAGTAAATGTCCACCGGACGAAAATCTCACTATATCCAAGAGTGCAGCGGATCTAAAGCCAATCCCGAATCAATTCTCTAAGGCTGTGAAATCCAGGACAGCTCTTTTGCGTCTCATTGTTGACAAGCTAAAAGATGGTAACTCGGACGATGTTGGCATTTTTGGCATGGGCGGTACAG GAAAAACTACATTGGCAAAAGAAGTGGCTCAGAGAGCCAAAGACATGTTTGACAAAGTAGTAATAGTGGAAGTTTCGAATTCTCCGAACATCCTGCATATTCAAGGGGAGATTGCATTATCCATTGGTTTGTCTTTGCTTGAGGTGGACAGTATAGCTCAAAGGGCTATTAGACTATACAACCAACTAACATCGGATAAGGAGAAGAAAACGCTTGTGATCTTAGACAACATATGGAGAAAGCTTAACTTAGATGAAGTCGGGATACCAAGAACTTGCAAGCTCTTGCTGACAACTAGAGATCGAGAAGTTTGTAGAGTCATGGGTGTGCAAGATGGTAATATATACGAGGTCGGTCTATTGTCTATAAAAGAAGCGAAAGATCTCTTTAAGAGTCAAGCGGGAGACAGAGCAGATGTTGGAGAATACAAAAGTGTTGTTGATAGATTAATGAGCAAATGTGGAGGATTACCTCTTGCTATCGTAGCTACTGCTAATACACTTAAGGATAAAGATTTGCCAAATTGGCGAAAGTTTGCAGATGAATTGGATAAGCCTATATCGAGCCAAGTTAATGGTGAGCACCGCGAGTCCTACTTGATTTTAGAAACAAGTTACATGTTTATGGAGAGCGAAGAGAAAAGGTTGTTTTTCTTGCTAGCCTGTTTGTCTCCCGTTGGATCAAGTTTATCGATTGAAGAGTTAATGAGATATGGAATCGGGTTGGATTTGTTTCAACATGTGAATAAGCTTTCCGAAGCCATGGAACAAGCTAATGCTTGGGCTGAGGATCTCGTGTCATCGTCTATGTTTCTAGAAGGTGATTGTAAAGGGTATGTTAAGATTCATGATGTTGTTCGCGCCTCTGCAATTTTGTTTGCTGCAAAAG atgagggGCATAAGTTCATGGTGGAAGCCATTCCTCGATGGTTGAACAAGAAGAGTATTGGGAAATATACCGCCATATCACTGCTATCCGGTGGTGATTTCTCACGTCTTAATGGTGTAGAGGCTGATAAGCTTCAAATTTTGCTATTAAAAGGTAATCTGGCCCTAGATTTTCCTGATTCATTCTTTGAAGGAATGTTGAATCTGGAGGTTTTAGCTTTGTCGAAAATGAACTTTTCCCCTGGTTTGCCGGTATCACTAGGAAAACTGAAGAAGCTTAGAACATTACATTTAGAGAGCTGTAAATTGGAAGATATTCGAGTTATTGGTGAGTTGTCGAGTCTAATTGTCCTTAGTCTTTGTGAATCCGTTCTAAAGCGAGAGCTACCTTCTGAAATTGGGAATTTGTCGAATCTTAGCTTACTTGATTTGAGTAGATGCGAGTCTATGTCCGAGTGGTTGATCCCATGTGGATTGTTAGACCGTCTCTCTCAATTGGAAGGACTCTACGCACTTGGTAGCTCTACTGATTGGGCATCCACCCGAATAAAAAAGGAACGCAATGAGGGAATGGTAACTGCTAATGAGCTTAACCAGTTACAATACCTGAATGCACTTGAAATGAGGGTCTCTGAAGCCGCAAAATTGccaagaaatagcgaatttgccAAGAATCTAGACATGTTTAAGATATATGTTGATGTTTCGGGTGATGCCCATAGAACAGCCGACATCCTAGGCTACCATCGTGTTTTGAGTATTAATGATTGCTCAGATTATGACGGTTGTCTTAAGGCATTGCTAAAAAAATTAGATTATCTTCAATTAAAGTGTCTAAGGGTCGATAATCTTGTCCCTGAAATGGACGAAGACGGGTTTAAGGAGCTGCTTTTTCTTGAAATAAAGGACATCTATATTTTAAAGGCCTTATGTGAAGGAGATGCTCCATCAGGCATGTTTCAGAAGCTACAAAAAATGTCCTTAGATAGAGTGGAGATGTTAGAGTATCTGCTTCCTCTTAGCCATGTTCCGCGTAACTTGACTCATGTACAATTAAAATTCTGTCCCTCCCTGAAGTTCTTTTTCATTGATAATGGTAACGAGATGCTTGATGAAGTTGAAGAAAGAGATGTCGTAATTGAGCTGCCTTTTCTAAAATCAATAGAAATATCCTCCGGCTTCACCTGTCAAAGTTTGTTGGGGACAAAGATCAACCATGGTTTTCAAAGCCACCAAGCTTTCTTCAACAAAAAG ATCAGGTTTCCGTGCTTGGAACTAGTTTCAGTGAAAGACTGTCGTAAAATCTCAAAGTTGTGGAGCAAGGAAGCTGGATTTTCCGGCTTTTCTAATTTAAGGGAGATAAAGATCGAAGGGTGTAACGAAATGATAAATGTAGGCACGTCCGCAATATTTACTGCACTTGTGCAACTTGAAAGCTTAACCATAAGACACTGTGACAAGATGCAGCAAGTTATAATTGCTGAAGAAACAGAAGAATTATTGGAAAATTCTAATCAAGTTATCATATTTTGTCATTTGAAAACTCTTACCATTGAGAGTTCAAGCAATCTTGAGTGTTTTTATAATGGAAGATACAAACTCCAATTCCCAAGTTTAAAATCTCTAACACTTGCCCAACTTAACCTCATGAATAGATTTTCTGATTTGGATTGCTCTTCTGCAGCCTTTTTCAGTGAAAAG ATGGATTTTCCGAGCCTGGAAGAGCTGCAAGTGGTCATGTCGAAAAACCATGTAAAGAGATTATGGGATTGGGATATATCGAGAATCGAGGGAGGAAATGAAGTCATAAAAAACTATGTTCCGATGTTAAGAAACCTGACAACTAGCGGAACACACGCCCTAAAATGCCTCCCATCCATAACCTATGACGATTTGACTTGCCTTAAACTCCATTGTATCGAAAATGAAGTCTTGTTCTCATCATCAACTAATTCATTGGCCTTTCCGGAATTAGAAGAATTGTGGGTTGGGCAAAGTGATTCACTCAAGGAGTTATTTGAAAACGAGAGCAGCAATGTCGTTAACGTTGCTTCTTCTGGAGCGAAGATTCGTGGGCAATTGAAAGCTTTACATTTGTTTATGTTGCCTGGACTAAACCAATTACCTCTGGGCCAGTTTAAAGGCCTGTGTCGCCTCAATTTGGAGGAGTTGCCCTGGGAATATGTTATTTCAGCTGATTTACTTATTCGGGTTCAGGATTCCGTACAGCAGCTCCAAGTTCTCGAAATTTCTAAGTGCCATAAAATGAAAGTAGTAATCCTTGATGATGTTGAAGGGGATGACGATTTTGTTATCGAGTTCCCGAGCCTCAAGCACATTTATTTGGATACAGTGAGCAATTTGGGAGAATTCTGCTCGGCCAAAAATGTCCTTTTGCGCCTTCCATTGCTCGAGTCACTCACGGTTGAAGAGTGCCAAGCATTCAGAGAGTTTAGTTCAGGACAGATCATAGCACCCTGTTTGAAAAACCTGAAGTTACGTATGTGCTCTTCGTTGGAATGCTTTCTTTCTGTTCACCCCAATCAGACTCTACAATTATCCTCCTTAGAGCTCATTCGAATCGAGCATTGCTACTATCTCAAGTCATTCTCAAGCGGACGTGTGGAAATGCCCAAACTAAGTGAAGTTCATCTACATGAATGTCCCAGGATGCGATGTTTTTTCACATCTGCCGAAGATATCGGTTTAAATTTGCCGTGTTTGGAAACACTGTTCATGTTTGGTTGCGGTAAAATGACTGCATTCTCATCTGGACCTCTAACGGCTACCAATCTAAGTCATTTGACAGATGACTATAACAAGTACTCATTGCTTCCGTTTGACAGCTTGAACCATTTTTTTGTGCAGCGTGGTTTGTCCGGGAAATACTTTGCATTAAGTAATAGGAGTGATTAA
- the LOC141589296 gene encoding uncharacterized protein LOC141589296: MGIKNLTIEQKEGLVHFLMANSDKGVPPRGIIKEAALKWSVTRKTVWLWWKRAKAISIDEAVHLPSRMLGNNNAPTVPMNIEMIKSMPFKNRSSMRKIAKKLKVGYGTVQRWVDKGELKKHSNPIHPSLNDSNKLRRLLFSLASLYVDENMVKFKDMSCNVHIDEKWFYLTTTTDNYYIVAGEEPPYRSCQSKRYITKVMFMCAVARPMYGEDGELLFDGKIGVFPFIEHVPAARRSKNREAGTIETKAIESITKQVTKDCLINDIIPAIKAKWPANASKNITIQQDNARPHIVDHDPEFRAAVSSDGFNIHLEFQPPNSPDLNINDLGFFRSLQTLQNDEVASTVEELVGNVHAAFKDHEPMKLNFNYLTLQSVMVEIMKCKGHNSFDIPHMSKESLLRQGILPLNLTVDANLVRECLAYLDQIAEVLISVSRKLMSLHHPHTLHQLVYYTLFSDWDSDCFGHPPLYWFPSQYESRSDTLIWVTNGS, translated from the exons ATGGGTATAAAAAACCTAACAATAGAACAAAAAGAAGGTCTTGTGCATTTCTTGATGGCGAACTCCGATAAAGGCGTCCCTCCTAGGGGAATAATCAAAGAAGCGGCATTGAAATGGTCCGTCACTCGAAAGACGGTATGGTTATGGTGGAAACGAGCTAAGGCGATATCAATTGATGAAGCGGTCCACTTACCTTCTCGTATGTTGGGCAACAACAATGCACCAACGGTGCCAATGAACATTGAGATGATAAAGAGCATGCCTTTCAAGAACCGTTCATCAATGCGCAAGATAGCAAAAAAACTGAAAGTTGGTTATGGTACGGTCCAACGATGGGTCGACAAAGGTGAATTAAAAAAGCATAGCAATCCAATACACCCTTCACTAAACGATTCAAACAAATTAAGACGGCTTTTGTTTTCACTTGCCTCACTCTATGTTGATGAAAATATGGTCAAGTTCAAAGACATGTCATGCAATGTCCATATTGACGAAAAGTGGTTTTATCTCACAACCACAACGGACAACTACTACATTGTTGCGGGTGAAGAACCACCATATCGTTCATGTCAATCGAAGAGGTACATAACTAAGGTTATGTTTATGTGTGCGGTGGCTAGGCCTATGTATGGAGAAGATGGTGAGTTACTTTTCGATGGGAAAATTGGTGTATTCCCTTTCATTGAACATGTACCAGCAGCAAGACGAAGCAAAAACAGGGAGGCAGGAACAATAGAAACAAAGGCTATTGAATCAATAACAAAACAGGTAACCAAAGATTGTTTGATCAACGACATTATTCCAGCAATTAAGGCTAAATGGCCAGCAAATGCAAGTAAAAACATCACCATTCAACAAGATAATGCAAGACCTCATATTGTTGACCATGATCCAGAATTTAGGGCTGCTGTCAGCTCAGACGGTTTTAACATTCATCTAGAATTTCAACCACCTAACAGTCCAGATTTGAACATCAACGATTTAGGGTTTTTTAGGTCATTACAAACACTTCAAAATGATGAAGTTGCCAGTACAGTTGAAGAGTTAGTGGGTAATGTACATGCAGCATTTAAAGATCATGAACCCATGAAGTTGAACTTCAACTACCTCACTCTACAATCAGTCATGGTGGAAATCATGAAATGCAAGGGACACAACAGTTTTGATATTCCTCATATGAGTAAGGAGTCACTTCTAAGGCAGGGAATACTCCCATTAAACTTGACAGTTGATGCAAACTTAGTGAGGGAGTGTTTAGCATATTTGGATCAAATTG CTGAAGTTTTGATTTCGGTGTCTCGGAAGCTGATGAGCCTTCATCACCCACACACGCTTCACCAGCTCGTCTACTACACCCTCTTCTCTGACTGGGATTCCGATTGTTTTGGGCATCCTCCTCTCTATTGGTTCCCTTCTCAATATGAATCCAGATCAGATACACTAATCTGGGTCACTAATGGAAGCTAA